Below is a window of Perca fluviatilis chromosome 6, GENO_Pfluv_1.0, whole genome shotgun sequence DNA.
GACACAACAGTGCAAAATAgaacagagaaaaaagagaagaataCAGGAGAAACAGAAGCTAGAAGAATTAGTGATCAGAATACCACTGTATAAAACAGACAACATATAATGGTCCAAAGAGTAATAAACTGTCTCTTTTGGCAATTCTATTACTAAAACTGCAACTACAATACATTTTGTTAATCATTTTTGGCTTAAGATGGAATTGCAATCATCTATTAACAACAATGAAACGTAGTTCAAAACAGGTTTACTACAGGTATCCTGCAGTGACAAGCAAGATACaatcaacaaaaataaaatgacataatGATAATTGCATCACAATGTCATATAAGATGGAAGAAGTCGAAGGTAACTGTGTATTTGAAATATTATTAGTTTAATGTGCTCTTTTGAGGTCAGAGAGAGATGTAGGGGCAATGATGTAAATTTTGTATAAGCGTGGTAAAAAGGATGTTTGAATATACATGTAGCTGGCATTAAAAGTGGATATGCCTGGGGAGATCTCTAGTTAACCCAGTAAAGTGTGTgccccctttgctgcatgtcgtcccccctctctctccccttttctgtCCAagaagcccccaaaaaattttgatctttaaaataaaagggGATATGCGGTTGCACACTTGTCAAATGGCTTAATAGTACCATGCTCCTGTCTTGACGAGTTGTGTCTTACAAAGAACGGCAGCATAAAGGAAGGAACTGGTTGTTTTTAAAGCAAAGCTTTGTGGCTGAGTAAGTACTGTAATTATTGAGGGTCAGAAGATTGCCCTGAGTACAATGGTAAGTTCAAAGAGGAAAtgagaaatacatttttataggCTTTAATGTAAACCTTTGCTATTGGCTCAGTGACTTCCAGTGAGTTAGTTACAGGCCGAATGGGGAGACAGTAAGGGGACTGTAGAAAGGGTATGACTGCatggatgtactgtatgtgttggaGTTGGAGTTGCTGGGATTTTAACCAGTGTGTTCTGAAGTTCAAATCTGTGTTTGTGGATTAGAGCCCCATCTAGTGACCCGAGAAAAATACTTAATTGAGAGTGAGACTTGTGATTAAAAATGTGTGGATGTTTGTTCATGGGCAAGAATTAAGCCCAATTCTAAAAATACTAGAATATTAACAACGAAGGAAATGTATTCAGCTGTTATCAAAGTTGCAACAGCTTTCAGGATCTGCTTCGGTTACTATGTATTAcggtaaatattttgtgaaaccTTACACTACTGCTTCACTAGATTCacttcattacattttttttctgatggCTGTATTTGGCTACTTTGCAGATCAAGattttacaaaaacacacacacatttgcaggtTGATTAAGTCCTCCTGGTCTAATACAACAGTGCTGCAATAGATTCTACCAtcatgaaggttataatgttcTGATTCAACTGTATGATCCTTTTAGGGGATGTAATTTGTTTATGGTGGAATTGTGTTGCATTATGCCAAGATATGTTTATAAGATGTAATCATTGTTTATAGACTGGGTGgccaaaatattagaaacacctctaagaaactgaaaaaaactgtacattACAACCTTCATGAAGGTAGGATTTATTGAAGGGGTGTAATTAGGGACTGCAATTTGTTTGAGCTAGGTGTAGTAATAGTGAACAGGCAACTGAGCtgaagtaaaaataataataataataataataataataataataataataataataataattataataataataggggCCGTTGTGCATAATGActacttttacattttactttttttgtattttgaataCAGAACTTTTACCTGTAGAGTAGTTTTAGTGTCGGAggctacttttatttaagtataaAGGGCGTGAGTACCTCTTCCGCCACTCTTTATTCGGCGTAGCTCTGTTATTAAGAGGTGATGTacgttaaaaacataaaataaaaagtcatatttaaGAGTCCATCCCAAGAGGGCGCAATGTAATTTTTAGAGGATGTTGCTTATAAAAGTCGTGTGACACACTCAAACTTGATTGGTTAAAGTGCTGCCGTTTGATTGGTCAGTGTTGACAACGTGGGCGTGGTTGGAGGTCAATTGTTTATGTAGCTCGCTGTCCGTGTATGTAACCGCACCAAGCAAGGACTCCGCAATGTGATTTCCTGACGTTGATTTGTTTTCATATCGTTTTACCAGCTGGCTTTACCACATTATGCACCAGCCGTTGACATGGGGAACCACTAGCAGGTGAAACACGGAAGAAACCGAGGGAAAAGCCGGAATGGCAGGCGCCTTCAAAGGCTGCCAGAAAATTAGAGGTCCGCAGATTAGAAATCTGCTTGACGCGAAGGACTTCATTCTCCTCGACTGCGACGGGGTCATATGGCACGGAGAGAAGGCGATAACGGGCGCGGCGAAGGTGGTGAATTCGCTGATACGGCACGGCAAAAACGTAGTGTTCGTCACCAACAACTGCACCAGGCCCCGGGAGAATTATGTGCACAAGTTCTGCCGGCTGGGCTTCACCGACGTGATACTAGAGCAGATCTTCAGCTCGTCGTACTGCTCGGCTCTCTACCTGAGAGACGTCGTCAAGATCCGCGGCCAGGTGTTTGTCATGGGCTGCGACGGACTGCGCAGAGAGCTGGATGAGGCGGGCATCCCCTGCGTAGAGGAGGCGGACGATCCGGACGCCACCATCTACGACTGCGCTCTGGCTCCGGACGTCAAGGCAGTGCTGGTGGGACATGATGATAAAATGACTTTTCTCAAACTGGCCAAAGCCTCGTGCTACCTGAGAGACCCGGACTGTCTGTTCCTGGCTACCGACAACGACCCGTGGCACCCTCTGTCTAGTGGAAGGATACTGCCAGGTATGGTGGTGATGAGGCTCACGTTTTGGAAGCTTGGGCTATTTGTATTGCTGAAAGGGCTAATTGGGCACAGGCCCAAAAGGTCAGCTAGAACTAGAGCCTACGTTTGTAGTGACTATTATTATAAGCatttgatagatagatagatagatagatagatagatagatagatagatagatagatagatagatagatagatagatagataatctGTATTATAAGTTAGTAAAGCACTTTTAATGTGATACAACTCCAGTTTCACAGAGATGTAACCTGCAACAGTAGTTTTCTTTAATGGTTTCCTTTTAATATTTATCAGCTGTAGTGTTTTGTAAGATATCCGTAGAGAGGAGTGTTTGTGAATCTGCTGTGACAGAATGGTTAGACAGCATATTTTTATCTCCAGAATGAACACAATAGTTTCAACTAACAACAGTTATGCATTTCTGCTGAGTTACAcacttgttttgtttaaaatacAAATAGACATGGTGTTTACTGTGATGATGGCTGAATAGGGAGGTCCCCACTGACTATCATTCTTCTTACTCTCTGTGCGTTGTGTATGTACCCCATCACCCCACCATTTACAGTGCACACTACAGACTACACGTAGCAGCTTCATTACAGTATATTACCCAGCATTATCCAGTAAATTCATGCTTAAATACCACCGGGCCTCAGGTTTGTGTCAGTTTGATTAAACCCAAATCTATTTAGGAATGAATATACATCATATAAGAGCAACATGAACTGAGATACTAAAGGTATTAAAACAATTTAGCAGGGCCTCCATATAAGGTGAAAATGGGGCGGGCTAAGTTTTCAAGGCTCATCATTTAATTGCAATCATCCTGGTTCAAGTCCAGCCTGGGGCCttttgctgcaggtcattcctCCTCGATCTCTCCCCTCATTTCCTGACCCCTCCCTGCTGTTGCTTTAAAGACAAAAATGCTCCCAAAAGTATTGAAAAGATTAGGCTGTACATAGGCCATATGCTGTATGTGATTGGTAGTAGACTAGCAGCACATGCAAAACCATGGTCACAGCACTAAAACCGCTAATCATCATTGCAGAATAAATCTCCCTCCATCAATCTTTCTGTTTTGGCGTTTGTTACAAAGTGTGTCACTGTAGATAAGTGATATAGGGCTGGGCGGTAATTCAATATGATGATTTATCGTCTTTCAATAGAATCATATCGTGATGAAATCCTATCGAGATACTGTTATATACCGTTACATTGTCTAAATTGATAAACGAGCACAAACTCCATTTTCTGTTGTGAAACACTTTGAGGGAACATAATTTAAAgaattgcagatttgttttagTCAGTATATAGCTGgggaaattaattttttttctgtataaaTTTCCTTGAAACAGTTTACATTTATCTCAAATCtcatttgtaaaaaatattttctgaaagcaccaattgtcaaccctacaatatcgatgTATTTCATCAAGAATATCGTGagatctgattttctccatatcgcccagccccaGTGATGCATAATACACAATATCTCAATTGCACCCAAACATACTTGAAGGAGACGGGTTATTGGGTGGCTGGAGAAGATGTGTCCTAAGATTCacttgactttttattttttaagattatttttttttggacattttcagccataattttgataggacagcagaagacatgaaaggggagagaggggggaatgacatgcagcaaagggccgcaggtctgagtcgaacctgggcccgctgcgttgactctaccaactgagctatccgggcgcccagatTCACTTTAATTTAACCTTTTGTCTCCTCTATACCCCGGCAGGTTCCGGGTCCCTCATTGCAGCCCTGGAAGTGTCCTCAGGTCGCAAGGCCACTGTGATCGGTAAGCCTAGCCGCTTCATGTTCGAGTGCATCTCCAGTCAGTTCAGTGGGGTGGACCCCGCCCAGTGCCTGATGATTGGGGACCGCCTAGAGACAGACATGCTGTTTGGATCCAACTGCGGCCTCGACACCATGCTCACTCTCACCGGTGTGTCTCAGATCGAAAAGGCCCAGGAGTACAGGAATAGTGAGCTGAGCACCAACCACAGCTTGGTGCCCGATTACGTGGTGGACACCATTGCTGATTTCTTACCTGCTTTTGAGGAACTGGGCGAACCGAGCAACTGATGAGTCCTTTCGCCTCCAGTACAGAGCATAGATTGCTTCTACTGCAAGTACAATGCTTAGTCTggcatttgcaaaaaaaaatacctaTCAATTATCAAAAACAAGAAAGATTCCTCAGTAACAAGGCGCTGTTGATGTTGACCAAGACATGCATAGGAGAGAATataaaataatcagtaattCAGCGCATACCTCATTGTGTCTTCTAGTGTTGTGCCCATTTGTGACTTGACAGTTCCTTGTTGCTGTAAGTGTTTATAGTAATATATGAATATACTGCACTCTCTTCTTCAAAAAGTTAATCGGTCGTGTTTGATATTAGGTTTTGAACATCCAGAGGTATTTTTGTAAAGCCACGAATTGTTCTGTAACGGCATTAATGTGTTTAGGAGCTGgttagtgggttttttttttttgttttttgccagAAGGCAGACATGTACTTGCAGAATTGTTTCCTCATATGTTATTGCCTGGGTGTGACTTCTCCTTGATAAATTCATGGCAAGAGGAGATAATTAAAAACTGAACTTTTCTCATCTCTGATGGAGACTAAGATGACAATCTGCCAGTCAGACAGGTGAAGTGTATATTCACCTTTCTGTCACATCTGTACTACTTGTGCCAATATTCATCCGAGTACTTAACTGCTTACTAAATCTCATAGTTAGAAAACCAGTTACACATTAATGGTGGCCGGTCATACTGCTCTGTTGTGAAATTTCAATGTTAATGATTACCATATAGAGCATGCCAGCAACGGTAACCACAATAAATACCTAAAATAAATCCTTAATATGATTTTGTTCATCTGTTACAAATGTCCTTATCTTCTGCTTGTTTTGTGTCTCCGCATCTACATCAAGCATGATAAGAACACCACAATCAAAACACAATATTCTTTTAATCGTTTAAATCCAGCAGGAGTTAACATGAACTCAACACCACTTCACTCAGTACTATTGCAACTTGATATCCAGCATCACTTCAGCCTGGTTTATTTCCAACAAACAGATCAGTTAGTGTATTGCAGTGAAAGGCATGAAAAGCAAAGGAACTTTACCATTTTCTTCTATGAAACAGAGCCTCATGCTTTGATTTAGATGTGGTGGTATTGCAAGTGAAGCTAAAAAAATACgactaaattaaaaatcttATGTTGGTATAATGTTGAAACCAAggtttaacaaaaacaaacttataAGAAATCGTAAATAAGGAAACCCTAGACTCTCGTTATAGCTTTGCTGAAGATATCCATTTAGTATGAACTTAATACAATtctatctaaaaaaataaacatatgtacattttaacaGGCTTTATGCAATACTTTATTCTACATCATGTCTCATGTGGCAATAGGTTCTCTTGTGCTGAGGAACAGAGTTAAAGACACATACTGATCTCCAACAGATAAGGACTCTGGTTGCAGTGGTTGAGTTACTTCATGTCACTCTGGTCCACCACGCTgtgaagaagaaataaaaaaaaaataagaatctGTATGAAAAACCAACTTATATTTACCCATAAGGAACATGGCATGAAAGCTCCTCATACATGACACTGCACATGCACTCTCTCTAAACAttacttatgtttacatttcagTTTCTGCAACTAGTTGTAAAATGTTCATTAAATGCTGTTGATCGATTAGAATTCCTTTATGTCAGTGCAAACCAAATCTTTTGGAGATCACTGGAACATCAACTACCTATACATACAGTACCAATGCAGACAGACGTTCTACTAATCTATAGGACTTTTAAGGCCAAAAGTTACTATGCAGGTTTATATTAAATCAAGGATAAAGATTATGTTCTCACTGATACCAAAGTTAAAAAGGCCAAATTGCCAGTGAAGTGTTCTGGGTATAGTTTAAGATGTAGGTGATCCCTCACCTGGATGTAGTCCATTTCATCCACCGCCATCGGTCTCCTGCGGTACCTTGCAGGTAGTAGCTGAATAGAGGCCAGGGTGTCTGGCGTGCCAGAAATGGGGGTCAACGGTACATGAGGTCTTGATAAAGGAGGCCGCTGGAGCGTTGTGTGGTGAGgcgttaactgctaacgttttCAATGCCTCTTGGACTAGAAAACAAACGGGGGGGGAGTCATTACAGATAAAAGGTAACTCAAGAAGCACTCAGGAGATATCAGACATCATAAACTGGTAAAAGCAAATTTTCTAGAGCAAAATGTACTAAATCCTtgctaaatgttttctttatatgACTGTTGAGTTTCACCTATCAGACTATTGTATAAAAGCCACAGTTCATATGTAGGCCAAGGTGTAGGTTCAAATTTGAGTTGTTCAAGTAAAATCTACCGTTAGGTACCCTTACACAGTTTAAAATCAATCACTGTAaaaacagtaggcctatatcaaCCAGATGTTATGTTGACATCtgacacagaaagagaaaatacaCCATGAAACAATAAGGGTTACAGGTTACATCACCAAGAGTCAATTTTAGGGTGGGTTCCTTCATTTATGTTATCATGCCAACTATCTGACCATCATTCCCTTTCTTCATACTCACCATTGGGCCTTGCGACGTCTTGTCTTTTGGGGAACTTGATCAGAGGAGCGTGAGGCCGAACAGcctgcaaacacacatgcattaaAACAAACAGCTGTGTGAATGAAAGGGCCACTTAACGCTAAACAAAAAGATATTGTCCCATTTCCCTCATGAGGTATCTCAGCAGTCAgcatgcagatagttttggcTTTATATGCTTAATCTTTTTTAGGTATTCGCCCGGGGAGACCGATAAATCATATACAGTGGAGGTACACAGATGTTTGTGGTGCTGAAAAGTGCGGAAAAATGCCAAGTCAAAAGCAACTTGTCTTTACAGAATGAGCTCGTTTCTCATGATAGTTTATCCACCTCTGTGTGGAAAGATTTGTTTTAACCTTTCACAGCAAGTGCAGAGAGCTAGATTACCTGGGTAACTGGGACCTTGTTTCTTGAAAAACATAACTGTTGACCttttcaaattattattttttttttaaagcttgtgTACCAGAGTATTTTAGTGGCAGACACCTCAACACATGGGCAGACAAttactatttttttgtgtgattaAAGTGTAACTCTTCAATGATGACCATAGCCTCAGACTGTGACAGAGACTCACACAAAACGTACACATGATGACAGTAACTTTGATGCATACTATGGCTGAAACAGCAATCATGACAGAAAACAATGAATGGTTTAAGCGTTTAGGTGTCCTGGTCCTAGCTTCTCAGATGAAATAATTTGCTATTGTTTGCGTTTGATCTTGCATAATAACAGAATTCAGTTTACACTGTCATTGTAAATGGAatatatatttgggttttgcaCTGAACAAAAGTAAGCAAATTTAAAGACAGCAACttggtctgataacatttggaCAGgcattcttttaaatctaaagttaacaagtaaaaaaaaaaaaaaggctgtcaGATCTTTGTCATTGAGCGAGAGAAGAGAACAAGAGGACTGAATAAGTTAACTGTCAACAACAACTTTCTGTCCTAACAGCTATTTATTTAGCTAAACTTCATCGATCTAGCTAACATTACATCCTGAACAGATCGGAATCCAGCAAACAGCTGTGACGAACTGAGCAAACGGcattgtcaaataaataaaaattaataaaCGTTCATATTAATTTAGTCTGTAAGCcttttctgcttctttctcaacaTGATAACATGCCTGCGTTTTGCGGTTAAACAAGGACATCAACAAGGGTACGTTACGACGGTATTTGTCACCCAAAAAACGCCTCACTTAAATAAGCCACCAACTGTTCAGAACAACAGAACAATGAGATGTTTACTTGACATCGTGAATCTCACCGTAACACCCTGAAGTCTACAGTATTTACAATCTCAGGAGCAACATTACCTGGATAACTCGGGCGGCGGGCGCTGCCATTTTGGAGCTGACTTTGCTTCCCATGACGACCTCACAGGATCACTTCCGGTATAAAGAAGCTCCTTGTAGCAGCTGAAACACACCACAAGATGTCGCTGCAGTTATTATAAACAGTGAAGTCTAtaccataacacacacacacacacacacacacacacacacacacacacacacacacacacacacacacacacacacacacacaagggtccAGAGAACGCAGTTCATGGTAAAGGTGCAGGAGGAAGATGCCTCTCACAGTCTACAACACAATGCATGGCATCAGTAGGGGATTGATCTTTAGACGATACAGCAAGAATATTAAATTTCATAACGCATAAGACtagaatatttaaaataaagctACATTTGTAGTCTTTCATTAGCAATACCTTACCTCTAGTTTTGTCTTTACCTTTCTTGGGATAATGGACACAACAGATGAGAGATGTGTTGACCCAGTGATCGTCCTGCGAGGTCAGATCCTCAGGCCATACTGCAGCCCTATCATTCCGGTAGGCTATGCAACGTTAGCCTCCTGTCAAAAAAGGACATACAAAAATAGACCAATAAAAGACCTTAATCCGCATAAAACACAGACAGTCAAGGTCAAGCAAGGCTCAAGGCTTGAATTTCTCATAAAGCTATTTAAAGGCAATTATATAATCTGTGAGATACCTTAAAACGTCAATACAAGACTAGTGTGCTAGGGCAAAGACAAATATCATAATTTCACTCCgccttagaaaaaaaaaaaaagggataacAAGGTCAAGTGCTCCTGGCTTGTCCAATCAATGACGAGGAAAGCAGCAGAGATCTTCTACACGAGAAGATGTGTCACCATCAGAAAACTCACAGTGCGCTTTAGACATAATCAATCAATCTCTCTCAggattccaaaaaaaaaacatacaggcCTAGGAGATAGACATCAAATGATCTCACTATATATGATTACACCATCAATACAACCTAGTCTAATTAAGTATAGCTTAAATTGCCCTTCCATGTTGTTCAGGATCAGGATACAGCCTATAAGAGACACattttagtattattattttaaccaataatggtcaaaatcaaagcagcagagTTTGCATCTCATGAGTTTTTGTCCCTATTAAGCCGCCTACACGTGATCACAGAGGCAAAGCGCAGTCCAGGTAGCGGCAGTTTCAAACGGTGCGCCACGCCAAGGTTAGCACCTCCTCTGAGTTGTCGCCACCGCTCTCCCCATAAGAAGACAATG
It encodes the following:
- the LOC120560772 gene encoding pyridoxal phosphate phosphatase, which gives rise to MAGAFKGCQKIRGPQIRNLLDAKDFILLDCDGVIWHGEKAITGAAKVVNSLIRHGKNVVFVTNNCTRPRENYVHKFCRLGFTDVILEQIFSSSYCSALYLRDVVKIRGQVFVMGCDGLRRELDEAGIPCVEEADDPDATIYDCALAPDVKAVLVGHDDKMTFLKLAKASCYLRDPDCLFLATDNDPWHPLSSGRILPGSGSLIAALEVSSGRKATVIGKPSRFMFECISSQFSGVDPAQCLMIGDRLETDMLFGSNCGLDTMLTLTGVSQIEKAQEYRNSELSTNHSLVPDYVVDTIADFLPAFEELGEPSN
- the mrps36 gene encoding LOW QUALITY PROTEIN: 28S ribosomal protein S36, mitochondrial (The sequence of the model RefSeq protein was modified relative to this genomic sequence to represent the inferred CDS: inserted 2 bases in 1 codon) translates to MGSKVSSKMAAPAARVIQAVRPHAPLIKFPKRQDVARPNVQEALKTLAVNASPHNAPAXPPLSRPHVPLTPISGTPDTLASIQLLPARYRRRPMAVDEMDYIQRGGPE